One window of the Lipingzhangella halophila genome contains the following:
- a CDS encoding ABC transporter ATP-binding protein: MSTAEQQDKQPTDFPRTGRRLLAWLGRERAPLIAVLVLVVAVSVVNSASPLLLGRATDNFIGVARGEADTLAPAWWIMGALTVMAVLAAVGQVALGRATTAVTQRVAFRLREEAEAKLARLPLAHYDSHSRGEVLSRVTNDIDNLAQTTQGILTRLLSSVLMFVGSLAMMLVISPLLTVIALVVVPVTLWAVRAVGRRAQPEFDRQWAATGRLNGHIEEAFTGHELVTAFGRHEESARDFREHNSALHASAVRAQWVSGLIAPVTTLLGNVGYVLVAVAGAFRVSSGALSIGDIQAFVQYVMQFNQPVRTLAAVAGQILSVVASAERVFELLDAPEERPAPERPARPEGDAGRVGFADVSFRYTEDEPLIEGLSLEVAPGSTVAIVGPTGAGKTTLVNLVLRFYELDSGTITVDGADTASMDRAELRGRIGMVLQDTWLFGGTIADNIAYGRPEATREEVVSAARAVHADQMIRTLPDGYDTVVDDEGDGLSAGERQLITIARAFLVAPSILILDEATSSVDTRTEMLVQQGMANLQHGRTCFVIAHRLSTIRDADQILVMERGRIVEQGSFRELRAAGGAYARLHDAQFAAAT; encoded by the coding sequence GTGAGCACAGCAGAGCAGCAGGACAAGCAGCCCACCGACTTCCCGCGCACCGGGCGGCGGCTGCTGGCCTGGCTGGGGCGGGAGCGCGCACCGCTGATCGCGGTGCTGGTCCTGGTCGTTGCGGTCAGCGTGGTGAACTCGGCGTCGCCGCTGCTGCTCGGGCGGGCCACCGACAACTTCATCGGCGTCGCCCGAGGTGAGGCGGATACGCTCGCGCCCGCCTGGTGGATCATGGGTGCCCTGACCGTCATGGCGGTGCTCGCGGCGGTGGGCCAGGTGGCCCTGGGACGGGCGACCACCGCGGTCACCCAGCGGGTCGCCTTCCGGCTGCGCGAGGAGGCGGAGGCGAAGCTCGCGCGGCTGCCACTGGCGCACTACGACTCCCACTCGCGCGGCGAGGTGCTTTCCCGCGTCACCAACGACATCGACAACCTCGCCCAGACGACGCAGGGGATCCTGACCCGGCTCCTCAGCTCGGTGCTGATGTTCGTCGGGTCGTTGGCGATGATGCTGGTGATCTCACCGCTGCTGACCGTGATAGCGCTGGTGGTGGTCCCGGTGACGCTGTGGGCCGTACGGGCGGTGGGGCGCCGCGCCCAGCCGGAGTTCGACCGGCAGTGGGCGGCCACCGGGCGGCTCAACGGGCACATCGAGGAGGCGTTCACCGGCCACGAACTGGTGACCGCCTTCGGGCGGCACGAGGAGTCGGCGCGCGACTTCCGCGAGCACAACTCAGCGCTGCACGCCTCCGCCGTCCGGGCGCAGTGGGTATCCGGACTGATCGCCCCGGTGACCACCCTCCTCGGCAATGTCGGCTACGTCCTTGTCGCGGTCGCCGGTGCGTTTCGGGTGTCCTCGGGAGCGCTCAGCATCGGCGACATCCAGGCGTTCGTCCAGTACGTCATGCAGTTCAACCAGCCGGTGCGGACGCTGGCGGCGGTGGCCGGGCAGATCCTGTCGGTGGTGGCCTCGGCGGAACGGGTGTTCGAGCTGCTGGACGCCCCGGAGGAACGGCCCGCTCCGGAGCGTCCCGCGCGTCCGGAGGGTGACGCCGGACGGGTCGGCTTCGCCGACGTGTCGTTCCGCTACACCGAGGACGAGCCGCTGATCGAAGGGCTGTCACTGGAAGTCGCGCCCGGCTCCACGGTGGCGATCGTCGGCCCCACCGGGGCCGGAAAGACCACGCTGGTCAACCTGGTGCTGCGGTTCTACGAGCTGGACAGCGGAACGATCACGGTGGACGGCGCCGATACCGCCTCAATGGACCGCGCCGAGCTGCGCGGGCGGATCGGAATGGTGCTCCAGGACACCTGGCTGTTCGGCGGCACCATCGCCGACAACATCGCCTACGGAAGGCCCGAGGCGACCCGCGAGGAGGTCGTCTCCGCCGCCCGCGCGGTGCACGCCGACCAGATGATCCGCACCCTGCCCGACGGATACGACACGGTGGTCGACGACGAGGGCGACGGGCTCAGCGCGGGCGAGCGCCAGCTCATCACCATCGCCCGCGCGTTCCTGGTGGCGCCGTCCATCCTGATTCTGGACGAGGCCACCAGCTCGGTGGACACCCGCACCGAGATGCTGGTCCAGCAGGGCATGGCCAACCTGCAGCACGGCCGTACCTGCTTCGTCATCGCCCACCGGCTGTCCACCATCCGCGACGCCGACCAGATCCTGGTGATGGAGCGCGGTCGCATCGTGGAACAGGGGTCGTTCCGCGAGCTGCGGGCCGCCGGGGGTGCCTACGCCCGGCTGCACGACGCCCAGTTCGCGGCGGCGACGTAA
- a CDS encoding M28 family peptidase — protein MEPASPSRRARIAAMLALLAVAAVVAAGLVAHHRFPDVAPPASETEFDTDRAWTHLERIVGEEPAPIGSQNSAEVRDYLVEHLESLGLETEVQQDVGARTFRTVAETGRVDNVVATLPGTDPTGRVYLAAHYDTTPTTPGTTDDLQGVATILEIARVLAEREQPRNDVVFLLSDGEEPGLLGAEAFAEHHPDAPDGGVVLNLEGAGNAGPSALYNTSSGNAELVSEWADTVPYPAGESGFAALWAEAPFNSDFTALEEAGFIGMEFSPLDGRAYYHHPSDTLDNFAPKTLHHQGVNALAMADTIVDRDIAELRAESDTTFFTVFGQVLGYPGFLVLPLALLSVAGVAALAVLTRLRARVNVSHLLGGVLTGLLAIAVSMGAAWGLWQLLLQVRPGYAGMVSGDPYQPEFYRWAILALSATVAWAGYFIARRRLREEALVVGALLWPALVGLTLAVALPPMAYFGTIAALAASTGAFAAWRAGAHRPVLRCALLATGVLPGALLLTLSGYIITTVMGIGLGAAGALCFAMAALLVAPLVSMAVPASGGPRPILVPLTAGLLTAALTATGLAVDTFDEEHPYTANLYYVLDADTEQAVWASDSSRPHAWAADYVTDERDPDPLSIPAPTRSNPAWTGDAPALSLPAPEIEVADTRTGDGTLTLDLVLHTQRSAEMLILHLDRPIAEGTVTVPDLPATELSEMEAAGDDAAEWPYEVTMHNPPEGDVELTLRFTDEKRPELGVSDVSFGLAEVPGYSERPDGVVMEPAGGGAPTDSIIVSHTHEW, from the coding sequence ATGGAACCGGCCTCCCCCTCGCGCCGCGCACGGATCGCCGCGATGCTGGCGCTCCTTGCCGTGGCCGCCGTCGTGGCTGCCGGCCTGGTCGCCCACCACCGCTTCCCTGATGTCGCGCCGCCCGCGAGCGAAACGGAGTTCGACACCGACCGCGCGTGGACGCACCTGGAACGCATCGTGGGCGAGGAACCGGCCCCGATCGGCAGCCAGAACAGCGCGGAGGTCCGCGACTACCTGGTCGAGCACCTGGAGTCCCTCGGTCTGGAGACCGAAGTCCAGCAGGACGTCGGGGCACGCACCTTCCGGACCGTCGCCGAGACCGGACGGGTCGACAACGTCGTCGCCACCCTGCCCGGCACCGACCCCACCGGCCGCGTCTACCTGGCCGCGCACTACGACACGACCCCCACCACCCCCGGCACCACCGACGACCTGCAGGGTGTGGCGACCATCCTGGAGATCGCCCGGGTGCTCGCCGAACGCGAGCAGCCGCGCAACGACGTTGTCTTCCTGCTCAGTGACGGCGAGGAGCCCGGACTTCTGGGGGCCGAGGCGTTCGCCGAGCACCACCCCGACGCCCCCGACGGGGGTGTCGTGCTCAACCTGGAGGGCGCGGGCAACGCCGGGCCTTCGGCGCTGTACAACACCTCCTCCGGAAACGCCGAACTGGTCAGCGAATGGGCCGACACGGTGCCGTACCCGGCCGGCGAGTCCGGCTTCGCCGCGCTCTGGGCCGAGGCGCCGTTCAACAGCGACTTCACCGCCCTGGAGGAAGCCGGCTTCATCGGCATGGAGTTCAGCCCGCTCGACGGCCGGGCCTACTACCACCACCCGAGCGACACCCTCGACAACTTCGCCCCCAAGACGCTGCACCACCAGGGCGTCAACGCCCTGGCGATGGCCGACACGATCGTCGACCGCGACATCGCGGAGCTGCGCGCCGAGTCCGACACCACGTTCTTCACCGTCTTCGGCCAGGTTCTGGGCTACCCCGGGTTCCTGGTCCTCCCCCTGGCGCTGCTCTCCGTGGCCGGCGTGGCGGCCCTGGCCGTACTGACCCGCCTGCGCGCCCGAGTCAACGTGTCCCACCTGCTGGGCGGCGTACTCACGGGCCTGCTCGCGATCGCCGTCAGCATGGGAGCCGCCTGGGGTCTGTGGCAGCTCCTACTGCAGGTGCGGCCGGGCTACGCGGGGATGGTCTCCGGAGACCCCTACCAGCCGGAGTTCTACCGGTGGGCGATCCTGGCGCTGAGCGCCACCGTCGCCTGGGCCGGCTACTTCATCGCCCGGCGCCGCCTCCGGGAGGAGGCTCTGGTCGTGGGTGCGCTGCTGTGGCCAGCGCTGGTGGGACTCACCCTGGCCGTGGCGCTTCCGCCCATGGCCTACTTCGGCACCATCGCCGCGCTCGCCGCCAGTACCGGGGCGTTCGCCGCCTGGCGTGCCGGCGCGCACCGCCCGGTGCTGCGCTGCGCCCTGCTCGCCACCGGGGTACTGCCGGGTGCCCTGCTGCTGACCCTGTCCGGATACATCATCACCACGGTCATGGGAATCGGGCTGGGGGCCGCGGGGGCACTGTGCTTCGCCATGGCGGCCCTCCTGGTCGCACCGCTCGTCTCAATGGCCGTGCCCGCATCAGGCGGCCCCCGCCCGATCCTGGTCCCACTGACCGCCGGCCTGCTCACGGCCGCGCTCACCGCCACCGGGCTGGCCGTGGACACCTTCGACGAGGAGCACCCCTACACAGCGAACCTGTACTACGTCCTGGACGCCGACACCGAGCAGGCCGTGTGGGCCAGCGACAGTTCCCGGCCGCACGCGTGGGCCGCGGACTACGTGACCGACGAGCGTGACCCGGACCCGCTTTCGATACCCGCCCCCACGCGGTCGAACCCCGCCTGGACAGGGGATGCGCCGGCGCTGTCCCTGCCCGCCCCGGAGATCGAGGTCGCCGACACCCGTACCGGGGACGGCACGCTCACCCTCGACCTGGTACTGCACACCCAGCGCTCCGCCGAAATGCTGATCCTGCACCTGGATCGGCCCATCGCGGAGGGCACCGTGACGGTTCCCGACCTCCCCGCGACGGAGCTGTCCGAAATGGAGGCCGCCGGCGACGACGCCGCCGAATGGCCCTACGAGGTCACGATGCACAACCCGCCCGAGGGCGACGTCGAGCTGACCCTGCGGTTCACCGACGAGAAGCGGCCCGAACTGGGAGTCTCGGACGTCAGCTTCGGCCTGGCGGAGGTCCCCGGGTACAGCGAGCGCCCTGACGGCGTCGTGATGGAACCCGCCGGGGGCGGCGCGCCCACGGACAGCATCATCGTCAGCCACACCCACGAGTGGTAG